The following are encoded together in the Desulfococcus multivorans genome:
- a CDS encoding ABC transporter ATP-binding protein, producing MKPAPILEVRRLVTVFDTEEESVRAADDVSFSLDRGATLGIVGESGCGKSVTALSILRLLPRPAGRIAAGEIWFDGTDLVRLPAGEMSRIRGKRISMIFQEPMTALNPVHRIGRQLGEVFQLHFPDMPTGDIEAASVSMLRKVGIPEPEQRMREYPHQISGGMRQRVMIAMALACRPDILIADEPTTALDVTIQAQILSLIRDLQAETGMSVIIITHDLGVIAETCDAVAVMYAGRTVETASIRELFENPRHPYTRGLLTSIPRLDFPRKTPLSIIRGVVPGLHELPEGCRFRNRCPHAKPLCRTDPPMMNVGEDHFAACHFSDTLAPFSLETADKEAVGPSVGTSASTQAISRICLEVRDLKMHFPIYGGILRRPVGKVFAVDGVSFVIRRGRTLGLVGESGCGKTTVGRSILRLYQPTAGSVRFNGREVLTLDRRQLQAVRRDVQMIFQDPFESLNSRFTVADILEEPFIIHRMGSGNERREKVRRLLGTVGMPESALTRFPHEFSGGQRQRIGIARAIALNPELVICDEPVSALDVSIQSQILNLLLDLQEELGLTYLFISHDLTVVRHISDDIAVMYLGKIVEHTDADGIYACPLHPYTRALIAAIPVPSPDPKPQKPFPAGDVPSPIHPPSGCRFRTRCPIRIDRCTEEEPILRKVDDGNGNVHWVACHRV from the coding sequence GTGAAGCCGGCACCCATACTCGAGGTCCGCCGCCTGGTGACGGTGTTCGATACGGAGGAGGAAAGCGTCCGAGCGGCGGATGATGTGAGTTTCTCCCTCGATCGGGGCGCCACCCTCGGCATCGTCGGCGAGTCCGGATGCGGCAAGAGCGTCACGGCTTTGTCGATCCTGCGGCTTCTGCCCAGGCCCGCAGGCCGTATCGCAGCGGGGGAGATCTGGTTCGACGGCACGGACCTCGTTCGCCTGCCTGCCGGGGAGATGAGCCGGATCCGCGGGAAACGGATCTCCATGATTTTCCAGGAACCCATGACGGCACTCAACCCGGTCCACCGCATCGGTCGACAGCTCGGCGAGGTTTTCCAACTCCACTTTCCGGATATGCCGACGGGCGACATCGAGGCGGCGTCCGTCTCCATGCTTCGGAAGGTCGGCATTCCCGAGCCCGAACAGCGGATGCGGGAATACCCCCATCAGATCTCCGGCGGCATGCGCCAGCGGGTGATGATCGCCATGGCCCTGGCCTGTCGGCCGGACATCCTGATCGCCGACGAACCGACCACGGCCCTGGACGTCACCATCCAGGCTCAGATCCTGTCGCTCATTCGCGATCTCCAGGCGGAAACCGGCATGTCGGTCATCATCATCACCCACGACCTGGGGGTTATCGCCGAGACCTGCGACGCCGTCGCCGTGATGTATGCCGGGAGAACCGTTGAAACCGCATCCATCCGGGAGCTCTTCGAAAATCCGCGTCATCCCTACACGCGGGGTCTGCTCACCTCGATCCCCCGGCTGGATTTCCCGCGAAAAACGCCACTCAGCATCATCCGCGGCGTCGTTCCCGGCCTTCACGAGCTGCCCGAAGGCTGCCGGTTCCGCAACCGTTGCCCCCATGCAAAGCCCCTCTGCCGAACCGATCCGCCCATGATGAACGTCGGCGAGGATCATTTCGCCGCCTGCCATTTCAGTGACACCCTTGCACCTTTCAGCCTCGAAACCGCTGACAAAGAGGCTGTCGGGCCGTCTGTCGGCACATCGGCATCGACACAGGCCATTTCCCGGATCTGCCTCGAGGTCCGAGACCTCAAGATGCATTTCCCCATCTACGGCGGAATCCTCCGCCGCCCGGTGGGCAAGGTCTTTGCCGTCGACGGCGTCTCATTTGTCATCCGACGGGGACGGACCCTCGGACTGGTGGGCGAATCGGGATGCGGCAAAACCACGGTAGGCCGATCGATTCTGCGGCTCTACCAGCCCACGGCCGGGAGCGTGAGGTTCAACGGCCGCGAGGTTCTCACCCTGGACCGAAGGCAGCTCCAGGCCGTTCGACGGGATGTCCAGATGATCTTCCAGGACCCCTTCGAATCCCTCAACAGTCGGTTCACGGTGGCGGACATCCTGGAGGAGCCCTTCATCATCCACCGCATGGGATCCGGAAATGAACGCCGGGAAAAGGTGCGCCGCCTCCTTGGAACCGTGGGCATGCCCGAAAGCGCACTCACGCGGTTCCCCCATGAATTCAGCGGCGGGCAACGGCAGCGGATCGGCATCGCCCGGGCCATTGCCCTGAACCCCGAGCTCGTGATCTGCGACGAACCGGTCTCGGCCCTTGACGTCTCCATCCAGTCCCAGATTCTCAATCTGCTGCTGGATCTCCAGGAGGAGTTGGGTCTGACCTATCTGTTCATCTCCCATGACCTGACGGTGGTTCGCCACATCTCGGACGACATCGCGGTGATGTATCTCGGCAAGATCGTGGAGCACACCGATGCGGACGGCATTTACGCCTGCCCTCTTCACCCCTACACCCGGGCACTGATCGCAGCCATACCGGTTCCATCCCCCGATCCGAAGCCCCAGAAGCCGTTTCCGGCAGGCGACGTCCCTTCACCCATCCATCCGCCGTCCGGGTGTCGATTTCGAACCCGATGCCCTATCCGGATCGACCGCTGTACCGAGGAAGAGCCCATCCTGCGAAAAGTGGACGACGGCAACGGCAATGTGCATTGGGTGGCGTGCCACCGGGTCTAG
- a CDS encoding permease, translating into MAEDVEETAPSRIDWSTIWIPMSLIVGAFLVAFYLPMESERFTNAILESLSLVKWYAQEHVLLCLVPAFFIAGAISCFVSQAAVMRYLGPTANKVLAYGVASVSGSILAVCSCTVLPLFAGIWKRGAGLGPALAFLYSGPAINILAIVLTARILGLPLGIARAVGAILFSIVIGLLMHFFFLREEEEKVQAAMHLPSVEVERPLWQNVVYFSTMIGLLISATWGKPSEPVGFWNAVFQIKWWLTGAFAVGLGIEFIVWFRVKAIKVVFAGIIVAALAFLFPHEPLISFSAGIIALTILITTTRGETEDWFIATWGFTRQITPLLLGGVMVAGLLLGRPGSEGLIPSQWVSGLVGGNSFGANFFSAIVGAFMYFATLTEVPILQGLIGSGMGQGPALSLLLAGPALSLPNMLVIRSVMGTRKTAVFVCLVVIMSTLCGMIFGHYFV; encoded by the coding sequence ATGGCAGAGGATGTGGAGGAAACGGCACCCAGCCGTATCGACTGGAGCACGATCTGGATACCGATGTCGTTGATTGTGGGGGCGTTCCTGGTTGCCTTTTATCTTCCCATGGAAAGCGAGCGGTTCACCAATGCCATACTGGAATCCCTGTCTCTAGTCAAATGGTACGCCCAGGAGCATGTACTGCTTTGTCTGGTGCCGGCATTTTTCATTGCCGGGGCGATTTCCTGTTTTGTGTCTCAGGCCGCGGTGATGCGGTACCTGGGCCCTACGGCCAACAAGGTTCTGGCCTACGGCGTGGCTTCGGTTTCAGGCAGCATTCTGGCGGTCTGCTCCTGCACCGTGCTGCCCCTTTTTGCCGGTATCTGGAAGCGGGGGGCAGGTCTTGGACCGGCCCTAGCCTTTCTATACTCCGGCCCGGCCATCAACATTCTAGCCATCGTGCTGACCGCGAGGATCCTCGGATTGCCCTTGGGCATCGCACGTGCCGTTGGAGCGATTTTGTTCAGCATCGTCATCGGGTTGCTGATGCACTTTTTCTTCCTGAGAGAAGAAGAAGAAAAGGTGCAGGCGGCAATGCATTTGCCTTCTGTGGAGGTCGAGCGGCCTTTGTGGCAGAATGTGGTCTATTTTTCCACTATGATCGGATTGCTGATCTCCGCCACCTGGGGCAAGCCATCTGAACCTGTAGGCTTCTGGAACGCCGTTTTTCAGATCAAATGGTGGTTGACGGGGGCGTTTGCCGTGGGTCTGGGGATTGAGTTCATCGTCTGGTTTCGCGTAAAAGCGATCAAGGTGGTGTTTGCGGGAATCATTGTGGCGGCCCTGGCATTCCTCTTCCCCCACGAACCACTCATCTCCTTCAGTGCGGGAATCATAGCTCTCACTATTCTCATCACCACCACTCGTGGCGAAACCGAAGACTGGTTCATCGCCACCTGGGGTTTCACCAGGCAAATCACGCCGCTGCTTCTAGGCGGCGTCATGGTGGCCGGACTGCTGCTGGGACGACCGGGCAGCGAAGGGCTCATTCCTTCCCAATGGGTGAGTGGTCTGGTGGGGGGAAACTCCTTCGGGGCCAATTTCTTTTCTGCGATCGTGGGGGCGTTCATGTATTTCGCGACGCTCACGGAAGTTCCTATTCTGCAGGGGCTCATCGGCTCGGGAATGGGTCAGGGGCCGGCGCTGTCGCTGCTCCTGGCCGGTCCTGCTCTCTCGCTTCCCAACATGCTGGTTATCCGAAGCGTTATGGGCACCAGGAAAACTGCTGTTTTTGTGTGTCTGGTCGTCATTATGTCCACTCTGTGCGGAATGATTTTCGGGCATTATTTCGTATGA
- a CDS encoding thioredoxin family protein, whose amino-acid sequence MNQRRKLVLMVFVCIGSVAIAFASPTSPEVPVKGMVTMIDLGASECIPCKLMAPILDKLKKTYDGRAAIVFIDVWEDQSQAKKYGLRAIPTQIFFDESGKEVFRNIGFMSEEAIVAQLKKMGVN is encoded by the coding sequence ATGAATCAGAGACGCAAGCTGGTTTTGATGGTTTTCGTCTGTATTGGATCCGTCGCCATTGCCTTTGCTTCGCCGACATCCCCGGAAGTGCCCGTCAAGGGAATGGTCACCATGATCGACCTGGGTGCCAGCGAATGCATTCCCTGCAAGCTCATGGCCCCGATTCTCGACAAACTGAAGAAGACCTATGACGGTCGGGCCGCCATTGTGTTCATCGATGTGTGGGAAGACCAGAGCCAGGCGAAAAAATACGGTCTGAGAGCCATTCCGACCCAGATTTTTTTTGACGAGAGCGGCAAGGAGGTGTTCCGGAACATCGGGTTCATGAGCGAAGAGGCCATTGTCGCGCAACTGAAGAAAATGGGCGTCAACTGA
- the ccsB gene encoding c-type cytochrome biogenesis protein CcsB yields the protein MNSSLILSITTFVYGAAAFLYIAAWVFHKDALGRIAFRTGVAGVLGNVAGFGLRWAETYQLGIGHAPLSNLYESLVFFALAIAVLYLIVEKKYGHPTIGAVAMPLAFLAMAYASLSPNISDRIQPLLPALKSNWLIAHVITCFIGYAAFAVAFGLSLMFLAKREHDSPQGSGWKMPSPRVLDELTHQMVMLGFLFLTAGIITGAVWANSAWGRYWGWDPKETWSLITWFIYATLLHARLMRGWQGRRAAMFSIAGFGAVLFTYFGVNLLPGLHSYGSM from the coding sequence ATGAATAGTTCTCTCATACTTTCCATCACTACCTTTGTCTATGGTGCAGCCGCTTTTCTCTACATCGCGGCATGGGTGTTTCACAAAGACGCGTTGGGACGTATTGCATTCCGGACCGGCGTCGCCGGTGTGCTCGGCAATGTTGCGGGGTTCGGGTTGCGGTGGGCCGAGACCTACCAATTGGGCATCGGCCATGCGCCGCTGTCCAACCTGTATGAATCCCTGGTTTTCTTCGCCCTGGCCATTGCCGTTCTGTACCTGATCGTGGAAAAGAAATACGGTCATCCGACGATCGGGGCTGTTGCCATGCCGCTGGCGTTTCTGGCCATGGCCTATGCATCCCTGTCGCCCAATATCAGCGACCGAATCCAGCCGCTTTTGCCTGCGCTCAAAAGCAACTGGTTGATTGCCCACGTCATCACCTGTTTTATCGGATATGCGGCTTTTGCCGTTGCTTTTGGCCTCAGTTTGATGTTTCTTGCAAAAAGAGAACACGACTCACCCCAAGGTTCGGGCTGGAAAATGCCGTCTCCACGGGTTCTGGACGAACTGACCCACCAGATGGTGATGCTGGGGTTTCTTTTTTTGACCGCCGGGATCATCACCGGGGCGGTGTGGGCCAATTCAGCCTGGGGGCGTTACTGGGGATGGGATCCCAAGGAAACCTGGTCCCTCATCACCTGGTTCATTTACGCCACCCTGCTTCATGCCCGTCTGATGCGCGGATGGCAGGGCCGTCGGGCGGCGATGTTCTCCATTGCCGGGTTCGGGGCCGTGTTGTTCACCTATTTCGGCGTGAACCTGTTGCCCGGTCTGCACAGTTACGGGAGCATGTAG
- a CDS encoding extracellular solute-binding protein, which yields MKSNNSILIVTIILMGITLVVQPTPLGAAPALPDDIQWLTNTADPVFASPEARRGGTFHTALMTFPLTFRTVGPDSNSSFRSAILGNQLSLIGLHPNTLNIIPELATHWAFDLDKKTMYFKLNPRAQWSDGVPVTADDFAFTLEFMRSEHIIAPWYNDYYTQEIDRVIVYDGHTLAVVSTKAVPDLHLKLGIAPTPRHYYQTLGPDFVRRYNWEIVPNTGAYQISYFRKGKYVMFKRKPDWWGNDLHYFNNRFNVDRVKFTVVRDFNVLWEYFKKARIDTFAMNFPQYWHIRSKTPQIEKGYIERIWFFNDTQQSAMGLWLNQDREIFRDPRLRYAFAHAMNVEKVIEQVLRNDYFRLESGFVGYGPYSNTEIRARRFDLEKVNEYMKEAGWRRGPDGIWTKGGRRFSVEVSYSIEEHTPRLVVLKEEAKKAGIELQLQRLDPSAAYKMVMEKKHDVAWMGWSTSLRPQYWEHFHSVNAHKPQTNNITNTDDPELDRLIDAYRNSLDEAERIDLSRRIQARVHEIGCFVPTFMVPYVRQAYWRWWRLPTPPGTRISGDLFDPFDSVTGGLFWFDEARHEETRQAMRKRQPFPPVTRIDETYKMKFLK from the coding sequence ATGAAATCGAACAACAGCATTCTCATCGTGACGATAATTCTCATGGGGATCACCCTGGTCGTTCAGCCCACCCCCCTCGGCGCCGCGCCCGCGCTTCCGGACGATATCCAGTGGCTCACCAACACCGCGGACCCGGTGTTCGCCTCGCCCGAAGCCCGGCGGGGCGGCACCTTTCACACGGCCCTCATGACCTTTCCCCTTACCTTTCGAACGGTGGGCCCCGATTCCAACAGCAGCTTCCGAAGCGCCATCCTGGGCAACCAGTTGAGCCTCATCGGCCTGCACCCGAATACCCTGAACATCATCCCCGAGCTGGCGACCCACTGGGCATTCGATCTGGACAAGAAGACCATGTACTTCAAACTGAATCCCAGGGCCCAATGGTCGGACGGGGTTCCGGTTACGGCGGACGACTTTGCCTTCACCCTGGAGTTCATGCGCTCCGAGCATATCATCGCGCCCTGGTACAACGACTACTACACCCAGGAGATCGACCGGGTCATCGTTTACGACGGCCACACCCTGGCGGTAGTCAGCACCAAGGCGGTCCCCGACCTGCACCTGAAGCTCGGCATCGCCCCCACACCCCGGCACTATTACCAGACCCTCGGACCGGATTTCGTCCGCAGGTACAACTGGGAAATCGTGCCCAACACCGGCGCCTACCAGATCTCGTATTTCCGAAAAGGGAAATACGTCATGTTCAAGCGAAAGCCGGACTGGTGGGGGAATGATCTCCATTATTTCAACAATCGCTTCAACGTGGACCGGGTCAAATTCACCGTTGTGCGGGATTTCAACGTCCTGTGGGAATATTTCAAAAAAGCCCGGATCGACACCTTCGCCATGAACTTTCCCCAGTACTGGCACATCCGGTCGAAAACGCCCCAGATCGAAAAAGGATACATCGAGCGCATCTGGTTTTTCAACGACACCCAGCAGTCGGCCATGGGGCTCTGGCTGAACCAGGATCGCGAGATCTTCAGAGATCCGCGACTCCGGTACGCCTTCGCCCATGCCATGAACGTGGAAAAGGTGATCGAACAGGTGTTGCGGAACGATTACTTCCGCCTGGAAAGCGGGTTTGTGGGATATGGTCCCTATTCCAACACGGAGATCCGGGCACGACGCTTCGATCTTGAAAAGGTAAACGAATATATGAAGGAAGCCGGCTGGCGGCGGGGGCCCGACGGCATCTGGACCAAGGGCGGCCGACGCTTTTCGGTGGAGGTTTCCTACAGCATCGAGGAGCACACCCCGCGGCTGGTGGTGTTGAAGGAGGAGGCCAAGAAGGCGGGCATCGAGCTCCAGCTCCAGCGTCTCGATCCGTCAGCCGCCTACAAGATGGTTATGGAAAAGAAGCACGACGTGGCGTGGATGGGCTGGAGCACCTCCCTCCGGCCCCAGTACTGGGAGCATTTTCATTCCGTCAACGCCCACAAGCCCCAGACCAACAACATCACCAACACGGACGATCCCGAACTGGACCGGCTCATCGACGCTTATCGAAATTCCCTCGATGAAGCGGAACGGATCGACCTCTCGCGGCGGATCCAGGCCCGGGTGCATGAGATCGGCTGTTTTGTACCGACCTTCATGGTGCCTTATGTCCGCCAGGCCTACTGGCGGTGGTGGCGTCTGCCGACCCCGCCGGGCACCAGGATCAGCGGCGACCTGTTCGACCCCTTTGACAGCGTCACCGGCGGGCTCTTCTGGTTCGACGAAGCCCGGCACGAGGAAACCCGGCAGGCCATGCGGAAGCGGCAGCCGTTTCCACCGGTGACCCGCATCGATGAAACCTATAAAATGAAGTTTCTGAAGTGA
- a CDS encoding ABC transporter permease, with protein MRRNPLTLKKIRRFKSIRRGYVSFIIFCLMMGLSLTAELFINSRALVVHYEGRYYFPTYGRILPGTTFGLDYDYETNYRELKARFDAAGEGNWVLMPPAPYNPYENDLRDDAFPPFPPSIASRHFLGTDIVGRDLLARLVYGFRIAIFFSLGLLLANYAIGVSIGCAMGYFGGRFDLFFQRIIEIWSNVPFLYVIIIISSVVVPNFFILILIMAFFGWIGMTWTMRTVTYKEKEREYVLAAQALGASNLRIIFRHIIPNTVAVIVTYAPFSVSGGIVSLTSLDYLGFGLPPPTPSWGELLQQGWTAMDAWWIAGSVIAAMVVTLVTVTFIGEAVREAFDPRLHTVYE; from the coding sequence ATGAGACGAAATCCCCTGACCCTCAAAAAGATCCGCCGGTTCAAGTCGATCCGGCGGGGGTATGTCTCCTTCATCATCTTCTGCCTGATGATGGGTCTGTCTCTGACGGCCGAACTTTTCATCAACAGCCGGGCCCTGGTGGTTCATTACGAGGGGCGTTATTACTTCCCCACCTACGGCCGGATCCTTCCCGGCACCACCTTCGGCCTTGACTATGATTACGAAACCAATTACCGCGAGCTGAAGGCGCGCTTTGACGCAGCAGGCGAGGGCAACTGGGTGCTGATGCCGCCGGCGCCCTACAACCCCTATGAAAACGACCTGAGAGATGACGCTTTTCCGCCCTTCCCACCCTCCATCGCTTCCCGTCATTTCCTCGGCACCGACATCGTCGGCAGGGATCTCCTGGCCCGACTTGTCTACGGGTTCCGCATCGCCATTTTTTTCTCCCTCGGACTCCTCCTGGCCAACTACGCCATCGGCGTCAGCATCGGGTGCGCCATGGGATATTTCGGAGGACGGTTCGACCTCTTTTTCCAGCGGATCATCGAAATCTGGTCCAACGTGCCGTTTCTCTATGTCATCATCATCATCTCATCCGTGGTCGTGCCCAACTTCTTCATCCTCATCCTGATCATGGCCTTCTTCGGCTGGATCGGAATGACCTGGACCATGCGGACCGTCACCTACAAGGAGAAGGAGCGGGAATACGTGCTGGCGGCGCAGGCCCTGGGCGCTTCCAACCTGCGGATCATCTTCAGGCACATCATCCCCAACACCGTGGCGGTGATCGTGACCTATGCGCCCTTCTCGGTTTCCGGGGGCATCGTCTCCCTCACCTCCCTCGACTATCTGGGGTTCGGGCTCCCGCCCCCGACGCCGAGCTGGGGAGAGCTTCTGCAGCAGGGATGGACCGCCATGGATGCCTGGTGGATCGCCGGATCCGTGATCGCAGCCATGGTCGTTACGCTCGTTACGGTGACGTTCATCGGCGAGGCGGTGCGGGAAGCTTTCGATCCCAGGCTCCACACGGTATATGAATAG
- a CDS encoding ABC transporter permease subunit → MTAYFIRRLLLIIPTFLGITIMVFVITRFVPGGPIERIIVQAQQMRSLEGGHRTATAMSEQTQPLSEEQIAELKKYYGFDKPVLVSYGLWLSKVLRGDLGTSTRYYDPVWEMIRTRIPISLYFGILSMILVYGVCIPLGVAKAVRHKSLFDNLSSVLVFIGYAVPGWVVGILLLILFSSHWDFFPLGGLVSDEFEDFSLIQKAMDLAWHTVLPLAAYVIGSFSIMTLLMKNTLMDNLASDYVRTAIAKGLPFRKAVLRHAFRNSLIPIATHFGNNVSVILMGSFLIETVFNIDGMGLLGYESIVQRDYPVVLGILVISSLLLMIGNILSDICVALVDPRVQFK, encoded by the coding sequence ATGACCGCGTATTTCATCCGACGATTGCTGCTGATCATTCCCACCTTCCTGGGCATCACCATCATGGTTTTCGTCATCACCCGTTTCGTGCCCGGCGGTCCCATCGAACGGATCATCGTCCAGGCCCAGCAGATGCGCAGCCTCGAGGGCGGGCATCGGACAGCGACCGCCATGAGTGAACAGACCCAACCGCTTTCCGAGGAACAAATCGCCGAACTCAAAAAATACTACGGATTCGACAAGCCGGTCCTGGTCAGCTACGGGTTGTGGCTGAGCAAGGTTCTCAGGGGCGATCTGGGCACCTCCACCCGCTACTACGACCCGGTCTGGGAGATGATCAGGACGCGCATCCCCATCTCCCTCTATTTCGGCATTCTTTCCATGATACTGGTCTACGGCGTCTGCATCCCGCTGGGCGTGGCCAAGGCCGTGCGGCACAAGAGCCTTTTCGACAACCTCTCCTCGGTCCTTGTCTTCATCGGCTATGCCGTCCCCGGATGGGTGGTGGGGATCCTGCTGCTCATCCTCTTCTCTTCTCACTGGGATTTTTTCCCCCTGGGGGGCCTGGTCAGCGACGAATTCGAGGATTTCTCATTGATACAGAAAGCAATGGACCTCGCCTGGCATACGGTTCTCCCCCTTGCCGCCTATGTCATCGGCTCCTTCAGTATCATGACGCTTCTGATGAAGAATACCCTCATGGACAACCTGGCGTCGGATTACGTCCGAACGGCCATCGCCAAGGGATTGCCCTTCCGGAAAGCCGTCCTCCGGCACGCCTTCCGAAACAGCCTCATCCCCATCGCCACCCATTTCGGCAACAATGTCTCGGTCATTCTCATGGGCTCGTTCCTCATCGAGACTGTCTTCAATATCGACGGCATGGGGCTTCTGGGCTACGAATCCATCGTCCAACGCGACTACCCCGTGGTTCTGGGCATCCTCGTAATCTCCTCCCTGCTCCTCATGATCGGCAACATCCTGTCGGACATCTGCGTCGCCCTCGTCGACCCCCGGGTGCAGTTCAAATGA
- a CDS encoding cytochrome c biogenesis CcdA family protein — translation MLETFFLTVNQWMTGGIAVAAAGCFLWGMISILLSPCHLASIPLIVSYVAGQNQTLSPRQGAKYAVSFTAGLFITIAMVGIVCSLLGRMLGEIGPYWTILVGGILIWVALGMMGVSACSVSGGLMGKFKLRGMFGAFVLGLAYGLLSGSCTFGFIAPILAFITIQKQIAVGIFYIVIFGIGHCIPIAVAGSSTALVQRLLENSNFQQGSLWFRKTAGIAIGLFGVYFIVNPFLGT, via the coding sequence ATGTTGGAAACCTTTTTTCTGACGGTCAATCAGTGGATGACCGGCGGCATCGCCGTTGCGGCCGCCGGCTGTTTTCTGTGGGGAATGATCAGCATCCTGCTTTCCCCCTGCCACTTGGCGTCCATCCCCCTTATCGTCAGCTATGTGGCAGGCCAGAATCAAACCCTCAGCCCCCGGCAGGGCGCCAAATACGCCGTAAGTTTCACCGCAGGCCTCTTCATCACCATCGCGATGGTAGGCATCGTCTGTTCCCTGCTGGGTCGGATGCTCGGCGAGATCGGGCCATACTGGACCATCCTGGTGGGCGGAATACTGATCTGGGTGGCGCTGGGCATGATGGGTGTTTCAGCCTGCTCCGTGTCCGGCGGTCTGATGGGGAAATTCAAGCTCAGGGGCATGTTCGGCGCATTTGTCCTGGGCCTGGCCTACGGCCTGCTCTCCGGATCCTGCACCTTCGGGTTTATCGCTCCGATCCTGGCCTTTATCACGATCCAGAAACAGATCGCCGTCGGGATTTTCTATATCGTGATTTTCGGGATCGGGCACTGCATTCCCATTGCGGTGGCCGGCAGTTCCACGGCTCTGGTGCAGCGGCTTCTGGAAAACAGCAATTTCCAGCAGGGGAGCCTGTGGTTCCGGAAGACGGCCGGCATCGCCATCGGACTGTTCGGAGTTTATTTCATTGTAAACCCGTTTCTGGGGACGTGA
- a CDS encoding tetratricopeptide repeat protein: MTKKYQKKSVKAVADKSSTVSRQTAVVLSLSALLVGFIAGTIFGVMKTSPLPGGSSTVSQAASGKQPPAEMFQALEAEAARNPQNADVWTQLGNAYFDADQFQKAIVAYEKSIAIEPNNPNVLTDLGVMYRRNQQPRKAVAAFSKAMAADPRHEVSRMNKGIVLLYDLGDEKGAVEAWEALLEINPLATFADGQTVDERVRHFREGHEKDLNRQKGGVHE; encoded by the coding sequence ATGACAAAAAAATATCAAAAAAAGTCGGTGAAGGCTGTCGCCGACAAGTCTTCAACCGTCAGCCGCCAGACAGCGGTCGTGCTTTCATTGTCGGCCCTGCTGGTCGGTTTTATTGCAGGTACGATATTCGGTGTGATGAAGACAAGCCCACTGCCCGGCGGGTCTTCAACGGTTTCCCAGGCGGCTTCCGGTAAACAGCCGCCGGCTGAAATGTTTCAGGCCCTGGAGGCCGAGGCGGCGCGAAATCCGCAAAATGCCGATGTCTGGACACAACTCGGCAACGCCTATTTCGACGCCGATCAGTTTCAGAAAGCAATCGTTGCTTATGAGAAATCAATTGCTATCGAGCCGAACAATCCCAACGTATTGACCGATCTCGGAGTCATGTATCGCCGAAACCAGCAGCCCCGGAAAGCGGTGGCGGCGTTCAGCAAAGCCATGGCCGCGGATCCGAGGCATGAAGTTTCCCGAATGAACAAGGGTATTGTTCTGTTGTATGATCTTGGTGATGAGAAGGGTGCCGTTGAAGCGTGGGAGGCCTTGCTGGAAATCAACCCGCTGGCGACTTTTGCCGACGGACAGACAGTGGATGAGCGGGTCCGGCATTTCAGGGAAGGCCATGAAAAAGATCTGAATCGGCAAAAAGGAGGTGTTCATGAATAG
- a CDS encoding ArsR/SmtB family transcription factor, producing MKALSDPNRVKMIKLLQRRILYVCNIQRATGLAQSSVSKHLKILRDAGLIILYLPQQMFLGFIYRHMVQYN from the coding sequence ATGAAAGCGCTTTCGGACCCCAACCGGGTGAAAATGATCAAATTGCTGCAGCGCAGGATCTTGTATGTCTGCAACATTCAAAGGGCGACGGGGCTTGCACAGTCTTCCGTCAGCAAGCATCTCAAAATACTGAGAGATGCCGGTTTGATCATCCTTTATCTGCCGCAACAGATGTTTCTGGGGTTTATATATCGTCATATGGTGCAATATAACTGA
- a CDS encoding thioredoxin family protein yields the protein MEIKVLGPGCPKCQQTEKAVKDAVAETGVDAQVEKVTDILKIGEYGVFGTPAVVIDGEVKSVGKIPSKEEVKKWLKK from the coding sequence ATGGAAATCAAAGTGCTGGGGCCTGGATGCCCCAAATGTCAGCAGACGGAAAAAGCGGTCAAGGATGCTGTTGCGGAAACGGGTGTGGACGCTCAGGTGGAAAAAGTGACCGATATTCTGAAAATCGGGGAATACGGCGTGTTCGGCACGCCGGCGGTGGTCATCGATGGAGAGGTGAAATCGGTGGGCAAGATCCCCTCCAAGGAAGAGGTTAAGAAGTGGCTTAAAAAGTGA